The genome window TTGGCGATGGCTGTGGGAGGGGGACCAGCGGTTCCCCATCCGCAGCCATCGTGGCGTTTTGGGCCGTCTTCTGGTGGCCGCCAAGCGGCTGCTACGCCCGCTGTTCAGATTCCCCATCGCCGACCTTTGGGAGCGCCAGCGGGTCTTCAATCTGATCCTGCTGGAGAAGCTCGAGGCCCTCGAAGACCACGAGCACCGCATCCGCCACCTGGAGGCCTTCATGGCCGAAGGGCTGCAGGAAGTTCTGCGCCACGACGACGCCCTCTTCGCCCGCGTCGATCAAAAGCTCGACCGCTATCGCCGAGAAGCCAGGGAGCTGGCCAGCAGTCTTGATGGCGCCCTGGCGCTGGTGGAGCAATCCGCCGCTGGTAACGCTGGAGCTGGGGAAGGCGATCTTCAAGTCTCCCCAGCACCGTTGGTGCGCGCCCGGGAAGAGCAGGGTTATCTGGAGCTGGAACGCCGCTACCGCGGCACGGAAGAAGAGATTGGCGAGCGCCTGGCGGCCTATTTGCCGCGTTTGGAGGGCTGCTCGCCGGTGCTCGATCTAGGCTGCGGGCGCGGTGAGTCTTTGGAGGTCTTCGGCGCCCACGGCCTCGAAGCCCGGGGCGTCGACGGCAGCGCTGAGATGGTAGCCCACTGCCGAGAGCAGGGCCTGACGGTGGAGGAGGGGGATCTCTTCGATGTCCTCGCCGCCCAGGAGCCGGGAAGCCTCGGCGCGGTGGTCTCCTTCCACGTCATCGAGCACCTGCCGGTGACCTCGCTGGATCGTCTGGTGCGCCTCGCTTACCGCGCCCTGCGCCCCGGCGGCCGGCTGATCCTCGAGACCCCCAACCCTCTCTCCGTAGTGGTGGCGGCGCGCAACTTCTGGCTCGACCCCACCCACCGCCGGCCGGTGCACCCCGAGAGCCTGGCCTTGATCTTCGAGCTCGCCGGCTTCGATGCGGTGGAACGCCTCGACCTGCGCCCCTTCAGCGACGGCGACCGTCTGCCGGAGATCGATCTCGCCGACCTCCCGTACGCCCAACATCCCCTGGCGGACCGCATCAACCGCCTCCGCGACCGCCTCGATGACGTGCTCTTCGGATACCAGGACTACGCTTTGCTAGGTACTCGCCCAGAAGCTTGATTCCAGCCCTCTCCCGGTTCCAGAAGACGACACCACTTTCGCTCGCTTCATCCCCCAAGTTCCGTAGGCTTCTGCCGGTATGGCGAGGAAGCGGGATCCGAGGATGGGCGTCCGCGCCCACCGCAGGGCCCGACTCCCGAGCACCCCGCATAGCCGGTGCCCCGTTCCTCTGAGCGATCTCTTCTATTGGGAGCCGCCCCTTCGTTGGGCAGAGGACCGTTGAGCCTGGGGGCGTGGGCAGTCGGGTTCTGCGGTGGTCTCTCGACCATCCTCGAATCCCGCAGCCCACTCACACCGCTGGGTGAAAGCGGGGCTCGGGGGAGGAGTCGGCCAAGAGTGGTTTCGCCGATTGTTCTGCTGTGCCTCTCCAGCTCACTCTAGGGACGGCTCTCAACCTCCCTCCGCCAGCTCTTCCTCCCGCTTCTGCCGCGCCACGTCCGCGAAATCCTCGGGCATGCGCTCGCCCTCCTTGGGGATGTAGAACGGGCGCTGCTGGTACCAGGGAAGCTCCATGATCCGGGCCAGGGTGGGGTCCCAGCTCTTGGCCGGCTCCGTACCGATCACGAAGGTCTCCTGGATCACCCGCTCCGCCCCCGGCGCCGCGAGCAGACCGCTGTAGTACTCCACGCTGGCGGTGGTCACGCCGGGAGGAGGGGAGAAGCGTTCCTCGGGCTCAAGCCAGCCGCGCTCCAAACCGTCCTCGATCATCTTCTTCCAGATCGGAATCGCCGCCTCCGCACCGGTCATGCCCCGACCCAGGGAACGCCGCTGGTCATAGCCGACCCAGCTAAGCACCGTGTAGCGGGGCGTGAAGCCGACGAACCACGCGTCGGAAAAATCGTCCGTCGTGCCCGTCTTGCCCGCGAGGTCCAAGGGCAGCTCGCGCAGAGCCGTGGCGGTACCTCGATCCACCACTCCCTCGAGGATCGAGCTCAGCACAAAGGCCACCTCCGGTGACGTGGCATGGCGGGTGGCCGGCTGATGCTCGTCCAGGCTCAGCCCGTTGCGCGACTCCACCCGCTCGATGAAATACGGTTCCACGAAGGTGCCCTGATTGGCGATGGCGGCGTAGGCTCCGGCGAGCTCCAGCGGCGTCATCTCCGTGACTCCCAGGGCGAGGCTGGCATAGGGTGGCAGCTCCACACTGACCCCGCAGCGCTTGGCGAAATCGATGGTCTGTTCGACCCCGATCAAGTCCTGGAGCTTCACCGCGGTCATATTCAGGCTCTTCTCCAACGCACGGCGCAGCGTGATGATGCCGTAATACTCGCGGCCATAATTGCGCGGCTTATAGTCCGGCTGATTGTCCGCGCCGAGGAAATACGTCGGGGCGTCGAAGAGCGTGTCGGCGGCGGTGTAGCCGGCCTCCAGCGCCGCTCCCCACACAAAGGGCTTGAACGCCGAGCCCACCTGCCGCTCCGCCTGTACCGCGCGGTTGAACCGGCTACGCTGGAAGTCCCAGCCGCCGACCATCGCCCGCACGGCTCCGGTGGCGGACTCCAGCACGAGAGCAGCCCCCTCGATCACCGGTTCCTGCTCCAACATCAGCCGTGGCTCAGCGCCCTCCTCCTCAGCAGCCTCTGCCTCCGGCGCTTCCAGGCGGAACCACGCCACGTCGCCCTTCTTCAGCACCTGCCGGGGCTGGCTGCGGCGGGTCCACTCCATGCCCTCGCGGGTCAGCTCATAGACCTGCTCGCCGATCCGCACCTGGGCGGTACGG of Acidobacteriota bacterium contains these proteins:
- a CDS encoding class I SAM-dependent methyltransferase — translated: MGAAAEDPPVEEGQGRQEPEEATTPPSIDDFLGSPTREIGHWRWLWEGDQRFPIRSHRGVLGRLLVAAKRLLRPLFRFPIADLWERQRVFNLILLEKLEALEDHEHRIRHLEAFMAEGLQEVLRHDDALFARVDQKLDRYRREARELASSLDGALALVEQSAAGNAGAGEGDLQVSPAPLVRAREEQGYLELERRYRGTEEEIGERLAAYLPRLEGCSPVLDLGCGRGESLEVFGAHGLEARGVDGSAEMVAHCREQGLTVEEGDLFDVLAAQEPGSLGAVVSFHVIEHLPVTSLDRLVRLAYRALRPGGRLILETPNPLSVVVAARNFWLDPTHRRPVHPESLALIFELAGFDAVERLDLRPFSDGDRLPEIDLADLPYAQHPLADRINRLRDRLDDVLFGYQDYALLGTRPEA
- a CDS encoding PBP1A family penicillin-binding protein translates to MASTPPGSSVGGSTEAGSSVTDRIPQKTLEKRRRPRRSRREGRGWYGRLSPRYRYLLPVLVAVVVGTLFGVAVAAAINIPEVDDLSTFTPSLITRVYSEQGEPFAEFARQRRILLREGEVPEVLQNAIIALEDASFFRHGGVDAVGIARAAITNLRAGEKKEGASTLTMQLARALYLTREKSWRRKIEEAFTAVELEKRFSKQQLLTLYSNLMNLGHGNYGMAQASRYYFDKPVAELELHEAAMLAGILQRPSDYSPYRRPDLVRQRRNWTLSRMLAEDFITREEYDEAVTQPLGVVRQRQREQFAPYFAEEVRQDIENTYGTTAMLEGGLRVYSTLDQRIQASAEAALHEGLLELDHRKGWRGPIRQLEEDPQTVELEAWTEGEPEPGAWFQGVVLESDRRTAQVRIGEQVYELTREGMEWTRRSQPRQVLKKGDVAWFRLEAPEAEAAEEEGAEPRLMLEQEPVIEGAALVLESATGAVRAMVGGWDFQRSRFNRAVQAERQVGSAFKPFVWGAALEAGYTAADTLFDAPTYFLGADNQPDYKPRNYGREYYGIITLRRALEKSLNMTAVKLQDLIGVEQTIDFAKRCGVSVELPPYASLALGVTEMTPLELAGAYAAIANQGTFVEPYFIERVESRNGLSLDEHQPATRHATSPEVAFVLSSILEGVVDRGTATALRELPLDLAGKTGTTDDFSDAWFVGFTPRYTVLSWVGYDQRRSLGRGMTGAEAAIPIWKKMIEDGLERGWLEPEERFSPPPGVTTASVEYYSGLLAAPGAERVIQETFVIGTEPAKSWDPTLARIMELPWYQQRPFYIPKEGERMPEDFADVARQKREEELAEGG